A window of the Polaribacter sp. HaHaR_3_91 genome harbors these coding sequences:
- the thiS gene encoding sulfur carrier protein ThiS — protein MITIKVNQENHQFSETLALTELIRFLEIKTNGIAVAINGSVVKKSDWSLRLLQNSDEVLIIKSTQGG, from the coding sequence ATGATTACTATAAAAGTAAACCAAGAAAATCATCAATTTTCAGAAACTTTAGCGTTAACAGAATTAATTCGTTTTTTAGAAATAAAAACGAACGGAATTGCTGTTGCTATAAATGGCAGTGTAGTTAAAAAAAGCGATTGGTCTTTACGGTTACTTCAAAATAGTGATGAAGTTTTAATTATTAAATCCACTCAAGGAGGTTAG
- the thiC gene encoding phosphomethylpyrimidine synthase ThiC, with amino-acid sequence MKSKDTAPKQDGITRHPFPNSTKVYVAGKIHPQIKVAMREIALSDTTDSMTKKKTPNEPVTVYDTSGPYTDPNKEINIHAGIERIREQWILDRRNVEQLDSFSSEYCNERLNDKSLDHMRFALLKKPLRAKKGQNVTQLHYAKQGMITPEMEYIAIRENQRIDEMTEIRKQHKGEHFGASIPDKITPEFVRSEVARGRAVIPSNINHPEAEPMILGRNFLVKINANIGNSAVTSSIEEEVEKAVWACRWGADNIMDLSTGENIHETREWIVRNSPVPIGTVPIYQALEKVNGVAEDLTWEIFKDTLIEQAEQGVDYFTIHAGVLLRYVPMTAKRVTGIVSRGGSIMAKWCLAHHKESFLYTHFEDICEILKQYDVAFSLGDGLRPGSVADANDEAQFAELETLGELTQIARKHEVQCFIEGPGHVPMHMIKENMEKQIEVCDEAPFYTLGPLTTDIAPGYDHITSGIGAAMIGWFGCAMLCYVTPKEHLGLPNKEDVRVGVVTYKLAAHAADLAKGHPGSQHRDNALSMARFEFRWHDQFNLGLDPERALEYHDETLPADGAKVAHFCSMCGPKFCSMKISQEVRDFAAENDIVDNEVIAKGFEEKSKEFKEKGSEVYL; translated from the coding sequence ATGAAGAGCAAAGACACCGCACCAAAGCAAGACGGAATTACAAGACATCCGTTTCCTAATTCTACAAAAGTCTATGTAGCAGGAAAAATTCATCCACAGATTAAAGTCGCAATGCGAGAAATTGCATTGAGTGATACGACAGATTCTATGACGAAAAAGAAAACGCCAAACGAACCTGTTACTGTTTATGATACTTCTGGGCCTTACACAGATCCAAACAAAGAAATTAATATTCATGCTGGGATAGAAAGAATTCGTGAACAGTGGATTTTAGACAGAAGAAACGTAGAACAATTAGATTCTTTTTCTTCGGAATATTGCAACGAGCGTTTAAACGATAAAAGTTTAGATCACATGCGTTTTGCCTTATTAAAGAAACCTTTAAGAGCAAAAAAAGGACAAAACGTTACCCAATTGCATTACGCAAAACAAGGTATGATTACTCCAGAAATGGAATACATTGCTATTCGAGAGAACCAACGAATCGATGAAATGACAGAGATTAGAAAGCAGCACAAAGGCGAGCACTTTGGCGCTTCTATTCCAGATAAAATTACACCAGAATTTGTACGAAGCGAAGTAGCAAGAGGTCGTGCTGTAATACCTTCAAATATTAATCACCCAGAAGCAGAACCTATGATTTTAGGTAGAAACTTCTTGGTTAAAATTAACGCTAATATTGGTAATTCTGCCGTAACATCTTCTATAGAAGAAGAAGTAGAAAAAGCAGTTTGGGCATGTCGTTGGGGCGCAGATAATATTATGGATTTATCTACAGGAGAAAACATTCATGAAACGCGCGAGTGGATTGTTCGTAATTCTCCAGTGCCAATTGGTACTGTCCCAATTTATCAAGCCTTAGAAAAGGTAAACGGAGTTGCAGAAGACTTAACGTGGGAAATTTTTAAAGATACTTTAATAGAACAAGCAGAACAAGGTGTAGATTATTTTACCATTCACGCAGGTGTGTTGTTACGTTACGTACCAATGACTGCAAAACGTGTTACAGGTATTGTTTCTCGTGGCGGTTCTATCATGGCAAAATGGTGTTTAGCTCATCATAAAGAAAGCTTTTTGTACACACATTTCGAAGATATTTGCGAAATTTTAAAACAATACGATGTTGCTTTTTCTTTAGGTGATGGTTTACGTCCGGGTTCTGTAGCAGATGCAAATGACGAAGCGCAGTTTGCCGAATTAGAAACTTTAGGCGAGTTAACTCAGATTGCTCGTAAGCACGAAGTACAGTGTTTTATAGAAGGTCCAGGTCACGTGCCAATGCACATGATTAAAGAAAATATGGAAAAGCAAATTGAGGTTTGCGACGAAGCTCCTTTTTACACCTTAGGTCCTTTAACAACAGATATTGCACCAGGGTACGATCATATTACATCGGGAATTGGAGCCGCTATGATTGGTTGGTTTGGTTGCGCAATGTTGTGTTACGTAACGCCAAAAGAACATTTAGGTTTACCTAATAAAGAAGACGTTCGTGTGGGAGTTGTTACTTATAAATTGGCGGCGCATGCAGCAGATTTAGCAAAAGGGCATCCTGGTTCTCAGCATAGAGATAACGCCTTAAGTATGGCGCGTTTTGAGTTCCGTTGGCACGATCAATTTAATTTAGGACTCGATCCGGAGCGTGCTTTAGAATATCACGATGAAACGTTACCTGCCGATGGCGCAAAAGTGGCACATTTCTGTTCTATGTGCGGACCGAAATTCTGTTCTATGAAAATATCGCAAGAAGTAAGAGACTTTGCTGCTGAGAACGACATTGTAGATAATGAAGTAATTGCAAAAGGTTTCGAAGAAAAATCGAAAGAATTTAAAGAAAAAGGATCGGAAG